The following proteins are co-located in the Pyricularia oryzae 70-15 chromosome 1, whole genome shotgun sequence genome:
- a CDS encoding major facilitator superfamily transporter, which yields MAYQAVPLTPYGEGISSAHTIAASSSANSYTAAKQEMDQQYCGADCRCKETGVECRMVPDRLTSPALSTADSGYHDSFFDARERNSEDGPSTAVAASGGPDDKREKNDDEGRVSAGTTAHEDYATREDGAPYITGLKLFLVMTALCLSVFLMALDSAIIAVAIPKITDEFNSLGDVGWYGSAYLLTVSALQLFFGKLYTFYSIKLIYFTAIGLFELGSLICGAAKSSLILILGRAIAGIGSAGLFSGSLIILAHSVPMARRPLFTGILGSMYGIAVVAGPLLGGVFTDKATWRWCFYINLPFGAISVLAIAFWFREPRRSAAPGRQEQEQQQLKTGECCPWRTRIKQFDPAGTVVFMPAVVSLLLALQWAGTEYAWSDARIIALLAIFGVLAAVWLGLQWWQDEHATMPPRIIKKRTVWAACIYAFAGGGAFISSSYFIPIWFQAVQGVSAVESGIRILPFLLALVVASLFAGAVVTIWGYYAPFLWISTVVMSVGFGLLSTWNPRTKQPIWIGYQVVAGAGVGFGMQQPVIAVQTVLDIEDVPMGTSVIVFVQSLGGAMFVSIAESIFVNKLVTYLQTVFPGMDPKLIFTAGATELRKSVPRDLLARVIRGYSDALTRTLLMSAVLAAASVFGSLAIEWRSVKGRHITAAVA from the exons ATGGCGTATCAGGCAGTACCCTTGACACCCTATGGAGAAGGAATTAGCTCTGCCCACACGATCGCAGCGAGCTCCAGCGCCAACTCGTACACGGCAGCCAAGCAGGAGATGGATCAGCAATACTGCGGCGCGGACTGCCGGTGCAAGGAGACGGGGGTAGAGTGCAGGATGGTCCCTGACAGGTTGACGAGCCCTGCTCTGTCCACGGCGGACTCGGGCTATCATGATTCCTTCTTTGATGCCAGGGAGCGCAACTCGGAAGATGGCCCGTcaacggcggtggcggcatcAGGGGGGCCCGACGATAAGAGGGAGAAGAATGACGACGAGGGCAGGGTCAGCGCCGGGACGACAGCGCACGAGGACTATGCCACGCGTGAAGACGGAGCGCCTTATATCACTGGTCTCAAGCTTTTCCTCGTCATGACGGCGCTTTGTCTGAGTGTGTTTCTCATGGCACTGG ACAGCGCCATTATCGCGGTGGCCATACCCAAGATCACCGACGAGTTCAACAGCCTGGGCGACGTTGGCTGGTACGGCAGCGCATACCTCTTGACCGTCTCGGCCCTGCAGCTCTTCTTTGGGAAGCTCTACACCTTTTACAGCATAAAATTGATCTACTTCACAGCCATCGGCCTCTTTGAGCTGGGCTCCCTGATCTGCGGAGCGGCAAAGTCCTCCCTCATTCTCATCCTCGGCCGGGCCATCGCCGGCATCGGCTCGGCGGGGCTCTTCTCGGGCTCCCTCATCATCCTCGCGCACTCGGTGCCCATGGCCCGGCGCCCGCTCTTCACCGGCATCCTGGGCTCCATGTACGGCATCGCGGTGGTGGCCGGCCCGCTGCTGGGTGGAGTCTTTACCGACAAGGCCACCTGGCGCTGGTGCTTCTACATCAACCTGCCCTTTGGCGCCATCAGCGTCCTCGCCATCGCCTTTTGGTTCCGCGAGCCCCGCCGCAGCGCCGCGCCGGGCcggcaggagcaggagcagcagcagctcaagACCGGCGAGTGCTGCCCGTGGCGGACCCGCATCAAGCAGTTCGACCCGGCCGGCACCGTCGTCTTCATGCCCGCCGTCGTCTccctgctgctggcgctgcaGTGGGCCGGCACCGAGTACGCGTGGAGCGACGCGCGCATCATCGCCCTGCTGGCCATATTTGGCGTCCTGGCCGCCGTCTGGCTGGGTCTGCAGTGGTGGCAGGACGAGCACGCCACGATGCCGCCGCGCATCATCAAGAAGCGCACCGTCTGGGCCGCCTGCATCTACGCCtttgccggcggcggcgccttcATCAGCTCCAGCTACTTCATCCCCATCTGGTTCCAGGCCGTGCAGGGCGTGTCCGCCGTCGAGTCGGGCATCCGGATCCTGCCGTTCCTGCTGGCCCTCGTCGTGGCGTCTCTGTTCGCGGGGGCGGTCGTCACCATCTGGGGCTACTACGCGCCTTTTCTCTGGATCTCAACCGTGGTCATGTCGGTCGGCTTCGGCCTGCTGTCGACGTGGAACCCGCGCACCAAGCAGCCCATCTGGATCGGCTATCAGGTCGTTGCGGGCGCCGGCGTGGGCTTTGGCATGCAGCAGCCCGTCATCGCGGTGCAGACGGTGCTCGACATCGAGGACGTGCCGATGGGGACGTCGGTGATTGTCTTTGTGCAGAGCCTGGGAGGCGCCATGTTTGTTTCCATCGCCGAGAGCATCTTTGTCAACAAGCTGGTCACCTACCTACAAACCGTTTTTCCAGGAATGGACCCCAAGCTTATTTTTACCGCAGGCGCCACCGAACTCCGTAAATCAGTCCCCAGAGATCTCTTGGCTCGTGTCATCAGGGGCTACAGCGACGCCCTGACCAGGACGCTCCTGATGAGCGCGGtcctggcggcggcgagcgtGTTTGGAAGCCTCGCCATCGAGTGGAGGAGCGTCAAGGGGAGGCATATCACGGCGGCCGTGGCGTGA